A region of Arabidopsis thaliana chromosome 5, partial sequence DNA encodes the following proteins:
- a CDS encoding heparan-alpha-glucosaminide N-acetyltransferase-like protein (DUF1624): protein MRTKLTMYEAIKDNDDNDHQWREKKDIESALQISRSSSLPPDKERLVSLDVFRGLTVAFMILVDDVGGILPSINHSPWDGVTLADFVMPFFLFIVGVSLAFAYKNLSCRFVATRKALIRSLKLLLLGLFLQGGFIHGLNNLTYGIDVEKIRLMGILQRIAIAYLVVALCEIWLKGNHNVSSELSMIKKYRFHWVVAFVITTIYLSLLYGLYVPDWEYQILKEDQGSTLTTFLNLKVKCGVRGHTGPGCNAVGMLDRMFLGIQHLYRKPVYARTKQCSINYPNNGPLPPDAPSWCQAPFDPEGLLSSLMATVTCLVGLHYGHIIIHFKDHKKRLNQWILRSFCLLMLGLALNLFGMHLNKPLYTLSYMCVTSGASGFLLSAIYLMVDVYGYKRASLVLEWMGIHALPIYVLIACNLVFLIIHGFYWKNPINNLLHLIGIGK from the exons ATGCGAACGAAACTAACGATGTACGAAGCAATCAAAGacaatgatgataatgatCATCAATGGcgagagaagaaagacatTGAGTCTGCTCTTCAGATTTCTCgttcttcctctcttcctcCCGACAAGGAACGATTAGTTTCCCTTGATGTCTTTCGCGGTCTTACCGTCGCA TTTATGATACTTGTGGATGATGTTGGAGGGATTTTACCATCTATTAATCATTCACCTTGGGATGGTGTCACACTAGCGGATTTTGTCAtgccttttttcttatttattgttGGTGTCTCTCTTGCCTTTGCTTACAAg AACTTGTCATGTAGGTTTGTCGCAAcaagaaaagctttgattCGATCTTTGAAACTTCTATTACTTGGTCTTTTTCTCCAAG GAGGATTTATTCATGGTCTTAATAACTTAACTTATGGAATAGATGTAGAAAAAATTAGACTCATGGGTATATTACAG AGAATAGCGATAGCATACTTAGTTGTTGCATTGTGCGAGATTTGGTTAAAGGGAAACCATAATGTTAGCTCAGAGTTATCTATGATCAAGAAATATAGATTTCATTG GGTGGTTGCTTTTGTTATCACAACTATATATTTGTCCTTGTTATATGGTTTATATGTACCTGACTGGGAGTatcagattttaaaagaagacCAAGGATCAACATTGACAACATTCTTG AATCTGAAGGTGAAATGTGGGGTACGAGGTCACACTGGACCAGGCTGTAATGCAGTTGGAATGCTTGACCGTATGTTTCTAGGAATCCAGCATTTGTACAGAAAACCTGTATATGCACGAACCAAG CAATGCAGTATAAATTATCCAAACAATGGGCCATTACCTCCAGACGCTCCTTCTTGGTGTCAAGCGCCTTTTGACCCCGAAGGCCTCTTAAG TTCGTTGATGGCCACCGTAACATGTCTAGTGGGTCTGCACTATGGCCATATTATCATCCACTTCAAG GATCACAAAAAGCGTTTGAATCAATGGATTTTACgttctttttgtcttctgaTGTTAGGTCTCGCACTGAACCTCTTTG GAATGCATCTAAATAAACCTCTATACACATTGAGTTACATGTGTGTCACCTCAGGGGCCTCGGGATTTTTGTTATCCGCGATATACCTAATG GTCGACGTTTATGGATACAAACGAGCAAGCCTTGTGTTAGAGTGGATGGGAATACATGCCTTACCGATTTACGTTCTCATTGCTTGCAATCTTGTCTTTCTAATCATTCATGGATTCTACTGGAAGAACCCCATTAACAATCTC CTTCATTTAATCGGAATCGGaaagtaa
- a CDS encoding heparan-alpha-glucosaminide N-acetyltransferase-like protein (DUF1624) (Protein of unknown function (DUF1624); FUNCTIONS IN: molecular_function unknown; INVOLVED IN: biological_process unknown; EXPRESSED IN: 18 plant structures; EXPRESSED DURING: 10 growth stages; CONTAINS InterPro DOMAIN/s: Protein of unknown function DUF1624 (InterPro:IPR012429); BEST Arabidopsis thaliana protein match is: Protein of unknown function (DUF1624) (TAIR:AT5G27730.1).): MRTKLTMYEAIKDNDDNDHQWREKKDIESALQISRSSSLPPDKERLVSLDVFRGLTVAFMILVDDVGGILPSINHSPWDGVTLADFVMPFFLFIVGVSLAFAYKNLSCRFVATRKALIRSLKLLLLGLFLQGGFIHGLNNLTYGIDVEKIRLMGILQRIAIAYLVVALCEIWLKGNHNVSSELSMIKKYRFHWVVAFVITTIYLSLLYGLYVPDWEYQILKEDQGSTLTTFLNLKVKCGVRGHTGPGCNAVGMLDRMFLGIQHLYRKPVYARTKQCSINYPNNGPLPPDAPSWCQAPFDPEGLLSSLMATVTCLVGLHYGHIIIHFKRNGSKGQVYNEPSISIRPFFFILSETYLLLYVINFLQDHKKRLNQWILRSFCLLMLGLALNLFGMHLNKPLYTLSYMCVTSGASGFLLSAIYLMVWSTFMDTNEQALC; the protein is encoded by the exons ATGCGAACGAAACTAACGATGTACGAAGCAATCAAAGacaatgatgataatgatCATCAATGGcgagagaagaaagacatTGAGTCTGCTCTTCAGATTTCTCgttcttcctctcttcctcCCGACAAGGAACGATTAGTTTCCCTTGATGTCTTTCGCGGTCTTACCGTCGCA TTTATGATACTTGTGGATGATGTTGGAGGGATTTTACCATCTATTAATCATTCACCTTGGGATGGTGTCACACTAGCGGATTTTGTCAtgccttttttcttatttattgttGGTGTCTCTCTTGCCTTTGCTTACAAg AACTTGTCATGTAGGTTTGTCGCAAcaagaaaagctttgattCGATCTTTGAAACTTCTATTACTTGGTCTTTTTCTCCAAG GAGGATTTATTCATGGTCTTAATAACTTAACTTATGGAATAGATGTAGAAAAAATTAGACTCATGGGTATATTACAG AGAATAGCGATAGCATACTTAGTTGTTGCATTGTGCGAGATTTGGTTAAAGGGAAACCATAATGTTAGCTCAGAGTTATCTATGATCAAGAAATATAGATTTCATTG GGTGGTTGCTTTTGTTATCACAACTATATATTTGTCCTTGTTATATGGTTTATATGTACCTGACTGGGAGTatcagattttaaaagaagacCAAGGATCAACATTGACAACATTCTTG AATCTGAAGGTGAAATGTGGGGTACGAGGTCACACTGGACCAGGCTGTAATGCAGTTGGAATGCTTGACCGTATGTTTCTAGGAATCCAGCATTTGTACAGAAAACCTGTATATGCACGAACCAAG CAATGCAGTATAAATTATCCAAACAATGGGCCATTACCTCCAGACGCTCCTTCTTGGTGTCAAGCGCCTTTTGACCCCGAAGGCCTCTTAAG TTCGTTGATGGCCACCGTAACATGTCTAGTGGGTCTGCACTATGGCCATATTATCATCCACTTCAAG AGAAATGGTAGTAAGGGACAGGTTTATAACGAGCCTTCAATTAGCATAAGAC catttttttttatcttatcaGAAACTTACTTGTTGCTATATGTAATTAACTTTTTACAGGATCACAAAAAGCGTTTGAATCAATGGATTTTACgttctttttgtcttctgaTGTTAGGTCTCGCACTGAACCTCTTTG GAATGCATCTAAATAAACCTCTATACACATTGAGTTACATGTGTGTCACCTCAGGGGCCTCGGGATTTTTGTTATCCGCGATATACCTAATGGTTTG GTCGACGTTTATGGATACAAACGAGCAAGCCTTGTGTTAG
- a CDS encoding heparan-alpha-glucosaminide N-acetyltransferase-like protein (DUF1624), with product MRTKLTMYEAIKDNDDNDHQWREKKDIESALQISRSSSLPPDKERLVSLDVFRGLTVAFMILVDDVGGILPSINHSPWDGVTLADFVMPFFLFIVGVSLAFAYKNLSCRFVATRKALIRSLKLLLLGLFLQGGFIHGLNNLTYGIDVEKIRLMGILQRIAIAYLVVALCEIWLKGNHNVSSELSMIKKYRFHWVVAFVITTIYLSLLYGLYVPDWEYQILKEDQGSTLTTFLNLKVKCGVRGHTGPGCNAVGMLDRMFLGIQHLYRKPVYARTKQCSINYPNNGPLPPDAPSWCQAPFDPEGLLSSLMATVTCLVGLHYGHIIIHFKDHKKRLNQWILRSFCLLMLGLALNLFGMHLNKPLYTLSYMCVTSGASGFLLSAIYLMVWFAIILRLLMKASLMVKM from the exons ATGCGAACGAAACTAACGATGTACGAAGCAATCAAAGacaatgatgataatgatCATCAATGGcgagagaagaaagacatTGAGTCTGCTCTTCAGATTTCTCgttcttcctctcttcctcCCGACAAGGAACGATTAGTTTCCCTTGATGTCTTTCGCGGTCTTACCGTCGCA TTTATGATACTTGTGGATGATGTTGGAGGGATTTTACCATCTATTAATCATTCACCTTGGGATGGTGTCACACTAGCGGATTTTGTCAtgccttttttcttatttattgttGGTGTCTCTCTTGCCTTTGCTTACAAg AACTTGTCATGTAGGTTTGTCGCAAcaagaaaagctttgattCGATCTTTGAAACTTCTATTACTTGGTCTTTTTCTCCAAG GAGGATTTATTCATGGTCTTAATAACTTAACTTATGGAATAGATGTAGAAAAAATTAGACTCATGGGTATATTACAG AGAATAGCGATAGCATACTTAGTTGTTGCATTGTGCGAGATTTGGTTAAAGGGAAACCATAATGTTAGCTCAGAGTTATCTATGATCAAGAAATATAGATTTCATTG GGTGGTTGCTTTTGTTATCACAACTATATATTTGTCCTTGTTATATGGTTTATATGTACCTGACTGGGAGTatcagattttaaaagaagacCAAGGATCAACATTGACAACATTCTTG AATCTGAAGGTGAAATGTGGGGTACGAGGTCACACTGGACCAGGCTGTAATGCAGTTGGAATGCTTGACCGTATGTTTCTAGGAATCCAGCATTTGTACAGAAAACCTGTATATGCACGAACCAAG CAATGCAGTATAAATTATCCAAACAATGGGCCATTACCTCCAGACGCTCCTTCTTGGTGTCAAGCGCCTTTTGACCCCGAAGGCCTCTTAAG TTCGTTGATGGCCACCGTAACATGTCTAGTGGGTCTGCACTATGGCCATATTATCATCCACTTCAAG GATCACAAAAAGCGTTTGAATCAATGGATTTTACgttctttttgtcttctgaTGTTAGGTCTCGCACTGAACCTCTTTG GAATGCATCTAAATAAACCTCTATACACATTGAGTTACATGTGTGTCACCTCAGGGGCCTCGGGATTTTTGTTATCCGCGATATACCTAATGGTTTGGTTTGCTATTATCTTGAGACTCCTAATGAAAGCATCACTCATGGTTAAAATGTAA
- a CDS encoding heparan-alpha-glucosaminide N-acetyltransferase-like protein (DUF1624) (Protein of unknown function (DUF1624); FUNCTIONS IN: molecular_function unknown; INVOLVED IN: biological_process unknown; EXPRESSED IN: 18 plant structures; EXPRESSED DURING: 10 growth stages; CONTAINS InterPro DOMAIN/s: Protein of unknown function DUF1624 (InterPro:IPR012429); BEST Arabidopsis thaliana protein match is: Protein of unknown function (DUF1624) (TAIR:AT5G27730.1); Has 30201 Blast hits to 17322 proteins in 780 species: Archae - 12; Bacteria - 1396; Metazoa - 17338; Fungi - 3422; Plants - 5037; Viruses - 0; Other Eukaryotes - 2996 (source: NCBI BLink).) has translation MRTKLTMYEAIKDNDDNDHQWREKKDIESALQISRSSSLPPDKERLVSLDVFRGLTVAFMILVDDVGGILPSINHSPWDGVTLADFVMPFFLFIVGVSLAFAYKNLSCRFVATRKALIRSLKLLLLGLFLQGGFIHGLNNLTYGIDVEKIRLMGILQRIAIAYLVVALCEIWLKGNHNVSSELSMIKKYRFHWVVAFVITTIYLSLLYGLYVPDWEYQILKEDQGSTLTTFLNLKVKCGVRGHTGPGCNAVGMLDRMFLGIQHLYRKPVYARTKQCSINYPNNGPLPPDAPSWCQAPFDPEGLLSSLMATVTCLVGLHYGHIIIHFKVNISFYEEVRLLCSTLSYMSPLCSILELLCFG, from the exons ATGCGAACGAAACTAACGATGTACGAAGCAATCAAAGacaatgatgataatgatCATCAATGGcgagagaagaaagacatTGAGTCTGCTCTTCAGATTTCTCgttcttcctctcttcctcCCGACAAGGAACGATTAGTTTCCCTTGATGTCTTTCGCGGTCTTACCGTCGCA TTTATGATACTTGTGGATGATGTTGGAGGGATTTTACCATCTATTAATCATTCACCTTGGGATGGTGTCACACTAGCGGATTTTGTCAtgccttttttcttatttattgttGGTGTCTCTCTTGCCTTTGCTTACAAg AACTTGTCATGTAGGTTTGTCGCAAcaagaaaagctttgattCGATCTTTGAAACTTCTATTACTTGGTCTTTTTCTCCAAG GAGGATTTATTCATGGTCTTAATAACTTAACTTATGGAATAGATGTAGAAAAAATTAGACTCATGGGTATATTACAG AGAATAGCGATAGCATACTTAGTTGTTGCATTGTGCGAGATTTGGTTAAAGGGAAACCATAATGTTAGCTCAGAGTTATCTATGATCAAGAAATATAGATTTCATTG GGTGGTTGCTTTTGTTATCACAACTATATATTTGTCCTTGTTATATGGTTTATATGTACCTGACTGGGAGTatcagattttaaaagaagacCAAGGATCAACATTGACAACATTCTTG AATCTGAAGGTGAAATGTGGGGTACGAGGTCACACTGGACCAGGCTGTAATGCAGTTGGAATGCTTGACCGTATGTTTCTAGGAATCCAGCATTTGTACAGAAAACCTGTATATGCACGAACCAAG CAATGCAGTATAAATTATCCAAACAATGGGCCATTACCTCCAGACGCTCCTTCTTGGTGTCAAGCGCCTTTTGACCCCGAAGGCCTCTTAAG TTCGTTGATGGCCACCGTAACATGTCTAGTGGGTCTGCACTATGGCCATATTATCATCCACTTCAAGGTAAACATATCTTTTTATGAAGAAGTTCGGCTGCTCTGCTCAACTCTTAGCTATATGTCTCCTCTATGTAGCATATTAGAGCTGTTGTGTTTTGGTTAG
- a CDS encoding heparan-alpha-glucosaminide N-acetyltransferase-like protein (DUF1624) (Protein of unknown function (DUF1624); FUNCTIONS IN: molecular_function unknown; INVOLVED IN: biological_process unknown; EXPRESSED IN: 18 plant structures; EXPRESSED DURING: 10 growth stages; CONTAINS InterPro DOMAIN/s: Protein of unknown function DUF1624 (InterPro:IPR012429); BEST Arabidopsis thaliana protein match is: Protein of unknown function (DUF1624) (TAIR:AT5G27730.1); Has 935 Blast hits to 932 proteins in 238 species: Archae - 0; Bacteria - 509; Metazoa - 106; Fungi - 0; Plants - 126; Viruses - 0; Other Eukaryotes - 194 (source: NCBI BLink).): MRTKLTMYEAIKDNDDNDHQWREKKDIESALQISRSSSLPPDKERLVSLDVFRGLTVAFMILVDDVGGILPSINHSPWDGVTLADFVMPFFLFIVGVSLAFAYKNLSCRFVATRKALIRSLKLLLLGLFLQGGFIHGLNNLTYGIDVEKIRLMGILQRIAIAYLVVALCEIWLKGNHNVSSELSMIKKYRFHWVVAFVITTIYLSLLYGLYVPDWEYQILKEDQGSTLTTFLNLKVKCGVRGHTGPGCNAVGMLDRMFLGIQHLYRKPVYARTKYKLSKQWAITSRRSFLVSSAF; encoded by the exons ATGCGAACGAAACTAACGATGTACGAAGCAATCAAAGacaatgatgataatgatCATCAATGGcgagagaagaaagacatTGAGTCTGCTCTTCAGATTTCTCgttcttcctctcttcctcCCGACAAGGAACGATTAGTTTCCCTTGATGTCTTTCGCGGTCTTACCGTCGCA TTTATGATACTTGTGGATGATGTTGGAGGGATTTTACCATCTATTAATCATTCACCTTGGGATGGTGTCACACTAGCGGATTTTGTCAtgccttttttcttatttattgttGGTGTCTCTCTTGCCTTTGCTTACAAg AACTTGTCATGTAGGTTTGTCGCAAcaagaaaagctttgattCGATCTTTGAAACTTCTATTACTTGGTCTTTTTCTCCAAG GAGGATTTATTCATGGTCTTAATAACTTAACTTATGGAATAGATGTAGAAAAAATTAGACTCATGGGTATATTACAG AGAATAGCGATAGCATACTTAGTTGTTGCATTGTGCGAGATTTGGTTAAAGGGAAACCATAATGTTAGCTCAGAGTTATCTATGATCAAGAAATATAGATTTCATTG GGTGGTTGCTTTTGTTATCACAACTATATATTTGTCCTTGTTATATGGTTTATATGTACCTGACTGGGAGTatcagattttaaaagaagacCAAGGATCAACATTGACAACATTCTTG AATCTGAAGGTGAAATGTGGGGTACGAGGTCACACTGGACCAGGCTGTAATGCAGTTGGAATGCTTGACCGTATGTTTCTAGGAATCCAGCATTTGTACAGAAAACCTGTATATGCACGAACCAAG TATAAATTATCCAAACAATGGGCCATTACCTCCAGACGCTCCTTCTTGGTGTCAAGCGCCTTTTGA
- a CDS encoding heparan-alpha-glucosaminide N-acetyltransferase-like protein (DUF1624) (Protein of unknown function (DUF1624); FUNCTIONS IN: molecular_function unknown; INVOLVED IN: biological_process unknown; EXPRESSED IN: 18 plant structures; EXPRESSED DURING: 10 growth stages; CONTAINS InterPro DOMAIN/s: Protein of unknown function DUF1624 (InterPro:IPR012429); BEST Arabidopsis thaliana protein match is: Protein of unknown function (DUF1624) (TAIR:AT5G27730.1); Has 30201 Blast hits to 17322 proteins in 780 species: Archae - 12; Bacteria - 1396; Metazoa - 17338; Fungi - 3422; Plants - 5037; Viruses - 0; Other Eukaryotes - 2996 (source: NCBI BLink).) codes for MRTKLTMYEAIKDNDDNDHQWREKKDIESALQISRSSSLPPDKERLVSLDVFRGLTVAFMILVDDVGGILPSINHSPWDGVTLADFVMPFFLFIVGVSLAFAYKNLSCRFVATRKALIRSLKLLLLGLFLQGGFIHGLNNLTYGIDVEKIRLMGILQRIAIAYLVVALCEIWLKGNHNVSSELSMIKKYRFHWVVAFVITTIYLSLLYGLYVPDWEYQILKEDQGSTLTTFLVKCGVRGHTGPGCNAVGMLDRMFLGIQHLYRKPVYARTKYKLSKQWAITSRRSFLVSSAF; via the exons ATGCGAACGAAACTAACGATGTACGAAGCAATCAAAGacaatgatgataatgatCATCAATGGcgagagaagaaagacatTGAGTCTGCTCTTCAGATTTCTCgttcttcctctcttcctcCCGACAAGGAACGATTAGTTTCCCTTGATGTCTTTCGCGGTCTTACCGTCGCA TTTATGATACTTGTGGATGATGTTGGAGGGATTTTACCATCTATTAATCATTCACCTTGGGATGGTGTCACACTAGCGGATTTTGTCAtgccttttttcttatttattgttGGTGTCTCTCTTGCCTTTGCTTACAAg AACTTGTCATGTAGGTTTGTCGCAAcaagaaaagctttgattCGATCTTTGAAACTTCTATTACTTGGTCTTTTTCTCCAAG GAGGATTTATTCATGGTCTTAATAACTTAACTTATGGAATAGATGTAGAAAAAATTAGACTCATGGGTATATTACAG AGAATAGCGATAGCATACTTAGTTGTTGCATTGTGCGAGATTTGGTTAAAGGGAAACCATAATGTTAGCTCAGAGTTATCTATGATCAAGAAATATAGATTTCATTG GGTGGTTGCTTTTGTTATCACAACTATATATTTGTCCTTGTTATATGGTTTATATGTACCTGACTGGGAGTatcagattttaaaagaagacCAAGGATCAACATTGACAACATTCTTG GTGAAATGTGGGGTACGAGGTCACACTGGACCAGGCTGTAATGCAGTTGGAATGCTTGACCGTATGTTTCTAGGAATCCAGCATTTGTACAGAAAACCTGTATATGCACGAACCAAG TATAAATTATCCAAACAATGGGCCATTACCTCCAGACGCTCCTTCTTGGTGTCAAGCGCCTTTTGA
- a CDS encoding heparan-alpha-glucosaminide N-acetyltransferase-like protein (DUF1624) (Protein of unknown function (DUF1624); FUNCTIONS IN: molecular_function unknown; INVOLVED IN: biological_process unknown; EXPRESSED IN: 18 plant structures; EXPRESSED DURING: 10 growth stages; CONTAINS InterPro DOMAIN/s: Protein of unknown function DUF1624 (InterPro:IPR012429); BEST Arabidopsis thaliana protein match is: Protein of unknown function (DUF1624) (TAIR:AT5G27730.1); Has 945 Blast hits to 942 proteins in 239 species: Archae - 0; Bacteria - 509; Metazoa - 108; Fungi - 0; Plants - 134; Viruses - 0; Other Eukaryotes - 194 (source: NCBI BLink).): MYEAIKDNDDNDHQWREKKDIESALQISRSSSLPPDKERLVSLDVFRGLTVAFMILVDDVGGILPSINHSPWDGVTLADFVMPFFLFIVGVSLAFAYKNLSCRFVATRKALIRSLKLLLLGLFLQGGFIHGLNNLTYGIDVEKIRLMGILQRIAIAYLVVALCEIWLKGNHNVSSELSMIKKYRFHWVVAFVITTIYLSLLYGLYVPDWEYQILKEDQGSTLTTFLNLKVKCGVRGHTGPGCNAVGMLDRMFLGIQHLYRKPVYARTKQCSINYPNNGPLPPDAPSWCQAPFDPEGLLSSLMATVTCLVGLHYGHIIIHFKRNGSKGQVYNEPSISIRRSQKAFESMDFTFFLSSDVRSRTEPLWGLGIFVIRDIPNGLVDVYGYKRASLVLEWMGIHALPIYVLIACNLVFLIIHGFYWKNPINNLLHLIGIGK, from the exons ATGTACGAAGCAATCAAAGacaatgatgataatgatCATCAATGGcgagagaagaaagacatTGAGTCTGCTCTTCAGATTTCTCgttcttcctctcttcctcCCGACAAGGAACGATTAGTTTCCCTTGATGTCTTTCGCGGTCTTACCGTCGCA TTTATGATACTTGTGGATGATGTTGGAGGGATTTTACCATCTATTAATCATTCACCTTGGGATGGTGTCACACTAGCGGATTTTGTCAtgccttttttcttatttattgttGGTGTCTCTCTTGCCTTTGCTTACAAg AACTTGTCATGTAGGTTTGTCGCAAcaagaaaagctttgattCGATCTTTGAAACTTCTATTACTTGGTCTTTTTCTCCAAG GAGGATTTATTCATGGTCTTAATAACTTAACTTATGGAATAGATGTAGAAAAAATTAGACTCATGGGTATATTACAG AGAATAGCGATAGCATACTTAGTTGTTGCATTGTGCGAGATTTGGTTAAAGGGAAACCATAATGTTAGCTCAGAGTTATCTATGATCAAGAAATATAGATTTCATTG GGTGGTTGCTTTTGTTATCACAACTATATATTTGTCCTTGTTATATGGTTTATATGTACCTGACTGGGAGTatcagattttaaaagaagacCAAGGATCAACATTGACAACATTCTTG AATCTGAAGGTGAAATGTGGGGTACGAGGTCACACTGGACCAGGCTGTAATGCAGTTGGAATGCTTGACCGTATGTTTCTAGGAATCCAGCATTTGTACAGAAAACCTGTATATGCACGAACCAAG CAATGCAGTATAAATTATCCAAACAATGGGCCATTACCTCCAGACGCTCCTTCTTGGTGTCAAGCGCCTTTTGACCCCGAAGGCCTCTTAAG TTCGTTGATGGCCACCGTAACATGTCTAGTGGGTCTGCACTATGGCCATATTATCATCCACTTCAAG AGAAATGGTAGTAAGGGACAGGTTTATAACGAGCCTTCAATTAGCATAAGAC GATCACAAAAAGCGTTTGAATCAATGGATTTTACgttctttttgtcttctgaTGTTAGGTCTCGCACTGAACCTCTTTG GGGCCTCGGGATTTTTGTTATCCGCGATATACCTAATGGTTTG GTCGACGTTTATGGATACAAACGAGCAAGCCTTGTGTTAGAGTGGATGGGAATACATGCCTTACCGATTTACGTTCTCATTGCTTGCAATCTTGTCTTTCTAATCATTCATGGATTCTACTGGAAGAACCCCATTAACAATCTC CTTCATTTAATCGGAATCGGaaagtaa